From the genome of Nitrospiria bacterium, one region includes:
- the ppcA gene encoding phosphoenolpyruvate carboxylase yields MTQKVDRKFPATMATQHPDHANVPYWKKNGDPFINTQEEIEECISAFRDLHCQEYMWDWEGKYVDEAVVDKLLSSYYDFFRRVHLGRDVFLTFRLPNIWHEKGYRLARAYMGILTFEDLTFDLGFSRPPVFEVILPMTDEARKLIHLQTTFRQVARLKHAAFGNRKGIEYLRVIPLIEGISELTGSRKILHDYLDLHEREYGTRPDYLRPFIARSDPPLNAGLIPAVVAAKIALSEYYTFEEESGIPVFPIIGVGSLPFRGGLAPNRVKDFLEEYGGVRTVTIQSAYRYDYPIQEVKRSLQFLNRNLPKTRPRIHSPGEIKEGEVLSELFAKHYQRTVEGLAGMINTFSKIIPQRRERMLHIGLFGYARGLGGKRLPRAIGFTAVLYSLGVPPELIGTGRGLREARERGLTDTLKTFYRNLEKDLIQAGHYLNKENLNFLAKRSAAWRGVQKDVEGIENFLGRELGPETVEHYLHRNLVSSAYLLWRSGKVPSDRILEAAKIRRSIG; encoded by the coding sequence ATGACGCAAAAGGTCGATCGAAAATTCCCGGCCACCATGGCCACGCAGCATCCGGACCACGCCAACGTTCCGTACTGGAAGAAAAACGGCGATCCCTTCATCAACACCCAGGAGGAGATCGAGGAATGCATCAGCGCGTTCCGCGACCTCCATTGCCAGGAATACATGTGGGATTGGGAGGGCAAGTACGTGGACGAGGCGGTGGTGGACAAGCTGCTCTCCAGCTATTACGACTTCTTCCGGCGGGTCCATCTGGGACGGGACGTCTTTCTCACCTTCCGTCTGCCCAACATATGGCATGAAAAGGGTTACCGCCTGGCCCGCGCCTACATGGGAATTCTCACGTTTGAAGACCTCACTTTCGATCTGGGCTTCTCCCGTCCGCCGGTCTTCGAGGTGATCCTGCCCATGACGGACGAGGCCAGGAAACTGATCCATCTGCAAACGACCTTCCGGCAGGTGGCGCGGCTCAAGCATGCCGCGTTCGGCAACCGGAAGGGGATCGAGTACCTCCGGGTGATCCCGCTGATCGAGGGCATCTCGGAGCTGACCGGCTCGCGGAAGATCCTGCACGATTATCTCGATCTGCATGAAAGGGAATACGGGACGCGGCCGGATTATCTGAGGCCCTTCATCGCGCGGTCCGATCCGCCCTTGAACGCCGGTCTGATCCCGGCCGTGGTCGCGGCCAAGATCGCCTTGTCCGAGTACTACACGTTCGAGGAGGAGTCGGGCATTCCGGTTTTTCCGATCATCGGCGTGGGGTCCCTTCCCTTTCGCGGCGGGCTGGCCCCAAACCGGGTGAAGGATTTTCTGGAGGAGTACGGCGGCGTCCGGACGGTCACGATCCAGTCGGCCTACCGCTACGACTACCCGATTCAGGAAGTCAAACGATCGCTCCAGTTCCTGAACCGCAACCTGCCCAAGACCCGTCCGAGAATCCATTCGCCCGGGGAGATCAAGGAAGGGGAGGTCTTAAGCGAACTGTTCGCAAAGCATTATCAGCGGACGGTTGAAGGCCTGGCGGGAATGATCAATACGTTTTCGAAGATCATCCCTCAGCGTCGCGAGCGGATGCTCCATATCGGGTTGTTCGGATATGCGCGCGGCCTCGGGGGCAAGCGCCTCCCGCGCGCGATCGGCTTCACGGCGGTGCTTTATTCCCTGGGCGTTCCGCCGGAGCTGATCGGGACCGGCCGGGGATTGCGCGAGGCCCGGGAGAGAGGTCTGACGGATACCCTCAAAACCTTCTACCGCAATCTCGAGAAGGACCTGATTCAGGCCGGCCATTATCTCAACAAAGAAAACCTGAACTTCCTGGCCAAGCGCTCCGCGGCCTGGCGGGGCGTGCAGAAGGACGTCGAAGGCATCGAGAATTTTCTGGGCCGGGAGCTGGGACCGGAAACGGTCGAGCATTACCTTCACCGCAACCTCGTCTCGAGCGCCTATCTTCTCTGGCGGTCCGGCAAGGTTCCGTCCGACCGCATCCTCGAGGCCGCGAAGATCCGCCGGAGCATCGGCTAG